A single genomic interval of Nocardioides nitrophenolicus harbors:
- a CDS encoding DUF3097 domain-containing protein → MDRYGTDVLSGDWKVPKRGRAVETAADTGLVVEEVTTDWCGEIVAVDRDLDTVTLEDRHGKRRTFPLGTGFLLEGKPVILVPPITQAGPVKPTRTASGSIAVHDAKARVARASRIFVEGRHDAELVEKVWGDDLRIEGVVVEYLGGVDDLADHLRHFKPGPERRVGVLVDHLVPGSKESRIAQNIMKSPVGKDVLIVGHPFIDIWQAVKPSRLGFEAWPKVPKGIDWKTGTCQQLGWPHRDQADIARAWKHILGGVRGFQDLDPALLGRVEELIDFVTAA, encoded by the coding sequence GTGGATCGCTACGGGACCGACGTACTGTCAGGCGACTGGAAGGTCCCCAAGCGGGGCCGGGCCGTGGAGACCGCGGCCGACACCGGGCTCGTGGTCGAGGAGGTCACGACCGACTGGTGCGGCGAGATCGTCGCGGTCGACCGGGACCTCGACACGGTGACCCTGGAGGACCGGCACGGCAAGCGGCGCACCTTCCCGCTCGGCACCGGCTTCCTCCTCGAGGGCAAGCCGGTGATCCTGGTGCCGCCGATCACACAGGCCGGCCCGGTCAAGCCCACGCGTACGGCGAGCGGCTCGATCGCCGTCCACGACGCGAAGGCGCGGGTCGCGCGGGCCAGCCGGATCTTCGTCGAGGGCCGCCACGACGCCGAACTGGTCGAGAAGGTGTGGGGCGACGACCTGCGGATCGAGGGCGTGGTCGTGGAGTACCTCGGCGGCGTCGACGACCTCGCCGACCACCTGCGCCACTTCAAGCCCGGACCCGAGCGGCGCGTCGGCGTCCTGGTCGACCACCTGGTGCCCGGCTCCAAGGAGAGCCGGATCGCACAGAACATCATGAAGTCGCCCGTCGGCAAGGACGTGCTGATCGTCGGACACCCCTTCATCGACATCTGGCAGGCCGTCAAGCCGTCGCGACTCGGGTTCGAGGCCTGGCCGAAGGTGCCCAAGGGGATCGACTGGAAGACCGGCACCTGTCAGCAGCTCGGCTGGCCGCACCGCGACCAGGCCGACATCGCCCGGGCGTGGAAGCACATCCTGGGCGGGGTGCGGGGGTTCCAGGACCTGGACCCGGCGCTGCTCGGTCGGGTGGAGGAGCTGATCGACTTCGTCACGGCGGCCTGA
- a CDS encoding sigma-70 family RNA polymerase sigma factor: protein MTAKRQVAAAGFEEAYRAHRVELVRLAYLMSGSHETSEDVVQAVFASAHQRWEAIENPPAYLRRAVVNAVKGEQRRVLRRRARVPERPRVELPPEIDEMWARVARLPWVQRAVVVLHYYEDLPLAEVALVVGRPASTVRSDHRRALDKLRKEMS, encoded by the coding sequence ATGACTGCCAAACGACAGGTCGCGGCCGCGGGCTTCGAGGAGGCCTATCGCGCGCACCGCGTCGAGCTGGTGCGGCTCGCCTACCTGATGTCGGGCTCGCACGAGACGAGCGAGGACGTGGTGCAGGCGGTGTTCGCCTCGGCCCACCAGCGGTGGGAGGCGATCGAGAACCCGCCGGCGTACCTGCGCCGGGCCGTGGTCAACGCGGTCAAGGGTGAGCAGCGGCGGGTGCTGCGGCGCCGGGCCCGCGTGCCCGAGCGCCCGCGGGTCGAGCTGCCGCCGGAGATCGACGAGATGTGGGCGCGCGTGGCCCGGCTGCCGTGGGTGCAGCGGGCCGTCGTCGTCCTCCACTACTACGAGGACCTGCCGTTGGCCGAGGTCGCGCTCGTCGTGGGCCGGCCTGCCTCGACGGTCCGCTCGGACCACCGCCGGGCCCTCGACAAGCTGCGCAAGGAGATGTCATGA
- a CDS encoding dioxygenase family protein codes for MTHDHDLGLRHDLPRILRTGRRGLLGVVGGAGALALAGCATDGEPAAGSPTSTPPTAPPTTPSPASPPPSPTDTVSEHPVDPKAGEIPEETEGPFPADGSNGPDVLTEAGVVRRDIRASFGSASGVAQGVPVTLRMRIFDLAGSEVTPLAGAAVYAWQCDREGRYSLYNDGARDENYLRGVQEADAEGGLEFLTVFPGCYPQRWPHIHFEVYESLAAATRGAAPKLRTSQLAFPARVAEEVYASTGYGASVPNFRAISLDSDSIFRDGYSLQMVTMTGSVADGYVATLNVPV; via the coding sequence ATGACGCACGACCACGATCTCGGACTCCGCCACGACCTGCCCCGGATCCTGCGCACCGGACGCCGCGGACTGCTCGGCGTGGTGGGAGGAGCGGGCGCGCTCGCCCTCGCGGGCTGCGCGACCGACGGCGAGCCCGCCGCCGGCAGCCCCACCTCGACCCCGCCGACCGCGCCGCCGACCACCCCGTCACCGGCCTCGCCGCCGCCGAGCCCCACGGACACGGTGAGCGAGCACCCGGTCGATCCGAAGGCGGGCGAGATCCCGGAGGAGACCGAGGGGCCGTTCCCGGCCGACGGCAGCAACGGGCCCGACGTGCTCACCGAGGCCGGCGTCGTACGCCGCGACATCCGGGCCAGCTTCGGCAGCGCGTCGGGCGTGGCCCAGGGGGTCCCGGTGACCCTGCGGATGCGGATCTTCGACCTCGCGGGCTCCGAGGTGACCCCGCTGGCGGGGGCGGCGGTCTACGCCTGGCAGTGCGACCGCGAGGGGCGCTACTCGCTCTACAACGACGGCGCCCGCGACGAGAACTACCTGCGGGGCGTCCAGGAGGCCGATGCCGAGGGCGGCCTGGAGTTCCTCACGGTCTTCCCCGGCTGCTACCCGCAGCGCTGGCCGCACATCCACTTCGAGGTCTACGAGAGCCTCGCGGCGGCGACGCGTGGAGCCGCGCCGAAGCTGCGCACCAGCCAGCTCGCCTTTCCCGCGCGGGTCGCGGAGGAGGTCTACGCCTCGACGGGCTACGGCGCGAGCGTGCCGAACTTCCGCGCCATCTCCCTCGACTCCGACAGCATCTTCCGCGACGGCTACTCGCTGCAGATGGTGACCATGACCGGCTCGGTCGCCGACGGCTACGTGGCGACCCTCAACGTTCCCGTCTGA
- a CDS encoding AMP-dependent synthetase/ligase, whose protein sequence is MPIIHDTNFLEHMPPNCAAQFLDRVEKSAEREAFRFPRGEAWESVTWRQAGDRVRRLAAGLLALGLESEQRVGIASSTRYEWILADLAVMCAGGATTTVYPSTGGDDTAYILSDSACRVVFAEDESQLTKLREHRAELPELTKVVSFDPALAEGADGDWVISLDQLAELGDAHLAANPDAVDEVARAIGPDQLATLIYTSGTTGKPKGVRTLHRAWVFEGEAIKAQDILHEDDLQFLWLPMAHSFGKVLLSTQLACGFATAIDGRVDKIVDNLGIVKPTFMGAAPRIFEKAHARIVTMQAAEGGAKEKIFLKAFEVGRKVDALRLAGKSVPLPLKLQHALFDKLVFSKVRERFGGRVKFFISGSAALNADIAAWFHAAGVLILEGYGMTENAAGATVNHPDAYKLGTVGQPFPGTEVRIGEGGEVQLKGPHVMAGYHNRPDATGEALTEDGWLRTGDKGELDADGFLTITGRIKELFKTSGGKYIAPPAIEAKFKALCPYVSQFMVFGAERNFVSALITLDPDAIAGWAAENGKEGKDYTALVNDDAVQAMVADYVDQLNAQLNRWETIKKWKLLDHDLSIESGELTPSLKVKRNVVETNNKDLIESFYG, encoded by the coding sequence ATGCCCATCATTCACGACACCAATTTCCTCGAGCACATGCCGCCGAACTGCGCCGCGCAGTTCCTCGACCGCGTGGAGAAGAGTGCCGAACGGGAGGCGTTCCGGTTCCCGCGGGGTGAGGCGTGGGAGTCGGTGACCTGGCGCCAGGCCGGTGACCGCGTACGCCGCCTCGCCGCCGGACTGCTCGCGCTCGGCCTGGAGTCCGAGCAGCGGGTCGGGATCGCCTCGTCCACCCGCTACGAGTGGATCCTCGCCGACCTCGCCGTGATGTGCGCGGGCGGCGCCACGACCACGGTCTACCCGTCGACCGGGGGCGACGACACGGCGTACATCCTCAGCGACTCGGCGTGCCGGGTCGTGTTCGCCGAGGACGAGTCCCAGCTGACCAAGCTGCGCGAGCACCGCGCCGAGCTGCCCGAGCTGACCAAGGTGGTCTCCTTCGACCCGGCCCTGGCCGAGGGTGCCGACGGCGACTGGGTGATCTCGCTCGACCAGCTCGCCGAGCTCGGCGACGCCCACCTCGCCGCGAACCCCGACGCCGTCGACGAGGTCGCGCGGGCCATCGGACCCGACCAGCTCGCCACCCTGATCTACACCTCCGGCACCACCGGCAAGCCCAAGGGCGTGCGCACCCTCCACCGCGCGTGGGTGTTCGAGGGCGAGGCGATCAAGGCCCAGGACATCCTCCACGAGGACGACCTGCAGTTCCTGTGGCTGCCGATGGCCCACTCCTTCGGCAAGGTGCTGCTCTCCACCCAGCTCGCCTGTGGCTTCGCCACCGCGATCGACGGCCGGGTCGACAAGATCGTCGACAACCTCGGCATCGTGAAGCCGACCTTCATGGGCGCCGCGCCCCGCATCTTCGAGAAGGCGCACGCCCGGATCGTCACCATGCAGGCCGCCGAGGGCGGCGCCAAGGAGAAGATCTTCCTCAAGGCGTTCGAGGTCGGCCGCAAGGTCGACGCGCTGCGCCTGGCCGGCAAGTCCGTGCCGCTGCCGCTCAAGCTCCAGCACGCCCTCTTCGACAAGCTGGTCTTCAGCAAGGTCCGCGAGCGCTTCGGCGGCCGGGTGAAGTTCTTCATCTCCGGCTCGGCCGCGCTCAACGCCGACATCGCCGCCTGGTTCCACGCGGCCGGCGTCCTCATCCTCGAGGGCTACGGCATGACCGAGAACGCCGCCGGCGCCACGGTCAACCACCCGGACGCCTACAAGCTCGGCACCGTCGGCCAGCCGTTCCCCGGCACCGAGGTCCGCATCGGCGAGGGCGGCGAGGTCCAGCTCAAGGGCCCGCACGTCATGGCCGGCTACCACAACCGCCCCGACGCGACGGGCGAGGCGCTCACCGAGGACGGCTGGCTGCGCACCGGCGACAAGGGCGAGCTCGACGCCGACGGCTTCTTGACGATCACCGGCCGGATCAAGGAGCTCTTCAAGACCTCCGGCGGCAAGTACATCGCCCCGCCCGCGATCGAGGCCAAGTTCAAGGCGCTGTGTCCCTACGTCAGCCAGTTCATGGTGTTCGGCGCCGAGCGCAACTTCGTCTCCGCGCTGATCACCCTCGATCCCGACGCGATCGCCGGCTGGGCCGCCGAGAACGGCAAGGAGGGCAAGGACTACACCGCCCTCGTCAACGACGACGCCGTCCAGGCGATGGTCGCGGACTACGTCGACCAGCTCAACGCCCAGCTCAACCGCTGGGAGACGATCAAGAAGTGGAAGCTGCTCGACCACGACCTGAGCATCGAGTCCGGTGAGCTGACCCCGTCGCTGAAGGTGAAGCGGAACGTGGTCGAGACCAACAACAAGGACCTCATCGAGTCCTTCTACGGCTGA
- a CDS encoding dioxygenase family protein, with protein sequence MSHHRGADETHETEEHDLGLSHDLPRLLARRGLLGLLGGVGAAAALTACGSDDTATVSGSTSSGSPGASSGGPAGAPPGGAMGADSGVEVAEGEIPEETAGPYPGDGSNGPDVLSESGVVRSDLTSSFGSASGVAEGIPTTVRLKVYDLNGDEVTPLAGAAIYLWHCDREGRYSMYDDEIADENYLRGVQAADEDGNLTFTTIFPACYSGRWPHMHFEVYESLDAATDVANKLRTSQLALPEDVCNDVYATEGYEQSVQNLAKLSLDTDGIFSDGYSLQLAKVTGSVDEGYTVTLNVPV encoded by the coding sequence ATGAGCCACCACCGCGGAGCCGACGAGACCCACGAGACCGAGGAGCACGACCTCGGGCTGTCCCACGACCTGCCGAGGCTGCTGGCCCGGCGCGGGCTGCTCGGGCTCCTGGGCGGGGTCGGCGCGGCCGCGGCGCTGACCGCCTGCGGCTCCGACGACACCGCGACGGTGTCGGGGTCCACCTCCTCCGGCTCGCCCGGTGCGTCGTCCGGCGGCCCCGCCGGGGCGCCTCCGGGAGGCGCGATGGGCGCCGACAGCGGCGTCGAGGTCGCCGAGGGCGAGATCCCCGAGGAGACCGCCGGCCCGTACCCCGGCGACGGCAGCAACGGGCCCGACGTACTGAGCGAGTCCGGCGTGGTCCGCAGCGACCTCACGTCCAGCTTCGGAAGCGCCTCGGGTGTCGCCGAGGGCATCCCCACCACGGTCAGGCTCAAGGTCTACGACCTCAACGGCGACGAGGTCACCCCGCTCGCGGGCGCGGCGATCTACCTGTGGCACTGCGACCGCGAGGGCCGCTACTCGATGTACGACGACGAGATCGCCGACGAGAACTACCTGCGCGGCGTCCAGGCCGCCGACGAGGACGGCAACCTCACCTTCACCACCATCTTCCCCGCCTGCTACTCCGGGCGGTGGCCGCACATGCACTTCGAGGTCTACGAGAGCCTCGACGCCGCCACCGACGTCGCCAACAAGCTGCGCACCTCCCAGCTCGCGCTGCCCGAGGACGTCTGCAACGACGTCTACGCGACCGAGGGCTACGAGCAGAGCGTGCAGAACCTCGCGAAGCTCAGCCTCGACACCGACGGCATCTTCAGCGACGGCTACTCGCTGCAGCTCGCCAAGGTCACCGGGTCGGTCGACGAGGGCTACACGGTGACGCTCAACGTGCCGGTGTGA
- a CDS encoding DUF6752 domain-containing protein: MTDLAHRARLARRRLREHASLRERVRVLEEEVQENRQLNRRIAELTDVVAELLIPLEARDSARVDEVLERFRAGL, from the coding sequence ATGACCGATCTCGCCCACCGCGCCCGGCTCGCCCGCCGCCGGCTGCGCGAGCACGCCAGCCTGCGCGAGCGGGTGCGGGTGCTCGAGGAGGAGGTGCAGGAGAACCGGCAGCTGAACCGGCGGATCGCCGAGCTCACCGACGTCGTCGCGGAGTTGTTGATCCCGTTGGAGGCGCGGGACTCGGCGCGGGTGGATGAGGTGCTGGAGAGGTTCCGCGCGGGGTTGTGA
- a CDS encoding MOSC domain-containing protein, with translation MSFVRSISVGQPQVRDWAGLGRTSIDKRPVGGPVAVHQLGIEGDSVSDTKHHGGPDQAVYAYAREDLDFWEAELGLPIRDGQFGENLTTEGIDLNALEIGTRLRVGEPGVGVLLEAVYVRTPCNDFKGWMGESGFDPRAWVKRFTREARPGPYFRVLETGTIAPGDAIEVVHVPGHGRTIRDLFVALNTDRSRLPDLLVVDGLLPKVRAKAEDFVQRSAGSLPPAEPVA, from the coding sequence ATGTCGTTCGTGCGGAGCATCAGCGTCGGCCAGCCACAGGTCAGGGATTGGGCCGGTCTCGGCCGCACCTCGATCGACAAGCGCCCGGTGGGCGGACCGGTCGCGGTCCACCAGCTCGGCATCGAGGGCGACTCGGTCTCCGACACCAAGCACCACGGCGGCCCTGACCAGGCGGTCTACGCCTACGCCCGCGAGGACCTCGACTTCTGGGAGGCCGAGCTCGGGCTGCCGATCCGCGACGGCCAGTTCGGCGAGAACCTGACCACCGAGGGGATCGACCTCAACGCGCTGGAGATCGGGACCCGGCTGCGCGTCGGCGAGCCGGGCGTCGGCGTCCTGCTGGAGGCGGTCTACGTCCGCACGCCCTGCAACGACTTCAAGGGCTGGATGGGCGAGAGCGGCTTCGACCCGCGGGCGTGGGTGAAGAGGTTCACCCGCGAGGCCCGCCCGGGTCCCTACTTCCGGGTGCTGGAGACCGGCACCATCGCCCCCGGCGACGCGATCGAGGTGGTCCACGTGCCGGGGCACGGCCGGACCATCCGCGACCTCTTCGTCGCCCTGAACACCGACCGCAGCCGGCTGCCGGACCTGCTCGTGGTCGACGGGCTGCTGCCCAAGGTGCGCGCCAAAGCCGAGGATTTCGTCCAGAGGTCGGCCGGTTCGCTACCCCCGGCGGAGCCCGTGGCTTAG
- a CDS encoding aminoglycoside phosphotransferase family protein, whose translation MPPRVTVPAELDAQRALGPEWAAWLDRLPATTQAVLDDWGLTPEGESWHGFCSLVLPVTTADGTPAALKVGLPDDESEHEHLALQRWHGRGAVRLLRADPGRRALLLERLEREDLTEAWDVEACEIVAGRYADLHLPPMPQLRAQAAYVERWAAALARDADTVPVPRRLVEQALGLARELVAEPATAVIHGDLHYGNVLRGRRDGEDAWLVIDPKPANGDPHYELEPMLRDRFEEYAAPWAVGSVRDGIRRRFHALVDGAGLDEPRARDWVVVRSVLNAHWAHEDAVRARRSLSAEEREHVTACITVAKAVQD comes from the coding sequence GTGCCACCGCGCGTCACCGTCCCCGCCGAGCTCGACGCCCAGCGCGCGCTCGGCCCCGAGTGGGCGGCCTGGCTGGACCGGCTCCCGGCGACCACCCAGGCGGTCCTCGACGACTGGGGACTCACGCCCGAGGGGGAGAGCTGGCACGGCTTCTGCTCGCTGGTGCTCCCGGTCACCACCGCCGACGGCACGCCTGCCGCGCTCAAGGTGGGCCTGCCCGACGACGAGTCCGAGCACGAGCACCTCGCGCTCCAGCGCTGGCACGGCCGCGGCGCGGTCCGGCTGCTGCGCGCCGATCCCGGACGCCGGGCGCTGCTGCTGGAGCGGCTCGAGCGCGAGGACCTCACCGAGGCCTGGGACGTGGAGGCCTGCGAGATCGTCGCGGGCCGCTACGCCGACCTGCACCTGCCGCCGATGCCGCAGCTACGCGCCCAGGCGGCGTACGTCGAGCGCTGGGCGGCCGCCCTCGCCCGCGACGCCGACACCGTGCCGGTGCCGCGCCGGCTGGTCGAGCAGGCGCTCGGCCTGGCCCGCGAGCTGGTCGCGGAGCCCGCGACCGCCGTCATCCACGGCGACCTCCACTACGGCAACGTGCTGCGCGGCCGTCGCGACGGCGAGGACGCCTGGCTGGTCATCGACCCGAAGCCGGCCAACGGCGACCCGCACTACGAGCTGGAGCCGATGCTGCGCGACCGGTTCGAGGAGTACGCCGCCCCGTGGGCGGTCGGCTCGGTGCGCGACGGCATCCGCCGCCGCTTCCACGCGCTGGTCGACGGCGCCGGGCTCGACGAGCCGCGGGCCCGGGACTGGGTGGTGGTCCGCTCGGTCCTCAACGCGCACTGGGCCCACGAGGACGCGGTCCGCGCGCGCCGGTCCCTGAGCGCCGAGGAGCGGGAGCACGTCACCGCCTGCATCACGGTCGCGAAGGCCGTCCAGGACTGA
- a CDS encoding class I SAM-dependent methyltransferase, with translation MSVAVSDDGLLVPPGDAPLVVEIDGHYVWSLTPLRDGQPAAGGVLVPWPGVLRPHLSGRGRVRVTDAAGAAVLYDAEIGLGAGEGPLAVVDGSGHRLSVDKVGHLARSFAATDEGVRDEILRGTRRAIDDLSEYAGVAAYLNYGALLGAVREGRMLAHDSDTDLCYLSEHTSPADIVLESYRITRALRARGWRVLRMSGGDVKLLLPLSDGRVCHIDVFSAFHIDGTFYQFGNRSGRLPREAIVPFSTIELHGHEFPAPRDPEAMLAFLYGPGWRSPDPSFKYADPPAGVRRLDGWLRGFRTEMGRWTELHNGPRRAAVPRAPSSFAQWVAPQLGALPVADLGTGTGRDAIWFASSGRPVSAVDFSRGALAVARRRSRRRGVPVEVDQLILGELRSTLLHGTRLARDPHHLYARHLVGCLDPAALDQLWLLARMALRPGGGRLFLEFAAGEPSPTDGLVRRTPVEVVRRGIEAAGGIVESLTTGPGEDMFDLPDPAVCRIRAAWPAPAPAKDPAKETS, from the coding sequence ATGAGTGTCGCCGTCTCCGACGACGGCCTGCTGGTACCGCCCGGGGACGCGCCCCTGGTCGTCGAGATCGACGGCCACTACGTCTGGTCCCTCACCCCGCTGCGCGACGGGCAGCCCGCCGCCGGGGGAGTGCTGGTCCCGTGGCCGGGCGTGCTGCGCCCCCACCTCAGCGGCCGCGGCCGGGTGCGGGTGACCGACGCGGCCGGCGCCGCCGTCCTGTACGACGCCGAGATCGGGCTCGGTGCCGGCGAGGGACCGCTCGCCGTCGTCGACGGTTCCGGGCACCGGCTCAGCGTCGACAAGGTCGGCCACCTGGCCCGCTCCTTCGCCGCCACCGACGAGGGGGTGCGCGACGAGATCCTGCGCGGCACCCGCCGCGCGATCGACGACCTGAGCGAGTACGCCGGCGTGGCGGCGTACCTCAACTACGGGGCGCTGCTCGGTGCCGTGCGTGAGGGCCGGATGCTCGCCCACGACTCCGACACCGACCTGTGCTACCTCTCCGAGCACACCTCGCCGGCCGACATCGTCCTCGAGTCGTACCGGATCACCCGCGCCCTGCGCGCCCGCGGGTGGCGGGTGCTGCGGATGTCGGGTGGCGACGTGAAGCTGCTGCTCCCGCTCTCCGACGGCCGGGTCTGCCACATCGACGTGTTCTCGGCGTTCCACATCGACGGCACCTTCTACCAGTTCGGCAACCGCAGCGGCCGCCTCCCGCGCGAGGCGATCGTGCCGTTCTCGACGATCGAGCTGCACGGACACGAGTTCCCCGCACCCCGCGACCCCGAGGCCATGCTCGCCTTCCTCTACGGTCCCGGCTGGCGCAGCCCCGACCCGTCGTTCAAGTACGCCGACCCGCCGGCCGGCGTACGCCGCCTCGACGGCTGGCTGCGCGGCTTCCGCACCGAGATGGGCCGCTGGACCGAGCTCCACAACGGACCCCGGCGCGCCGCCGTGCCCCGGGCCCCCTCGTCGTTCGCCCAGTGGGTCGCGCCGCAGCTCGGCGCACTGCCGGTCGCCGACCTCGGCACCGGCACCGGCCGCGACGCGATCTGGTTCGCGTCCTCGGGCCGTCCGGTCAGCGCCGTGGACTTCTCCCGCGGCGCGCTGGCCGTCGCCCGCCGCCGATCCCGGCGGCGCGGGGTCCCGGTCGAGGTGGACCAGCTGATCCTCGGCGAGCTCCGCTCCACCCTGCTGCACGGCACCCGCCTGGCCCGCGACCCCCACCACCTCTACGCCCGCCACCTCGTCGGCTGCCTCGACCCCGCCGCCCTCGACCAGCTCTGGCTGCTCGCCCGGATGGCCCTGCGCCCCGGCGGCGGGCGACTGTTCCTGGAGTTCGCCGCCGGCGAGCCCAGCCCGACCGACGGGCTGGTCCGACGTACGCCGGTCGAGGTGGTGCGCCGCGGCATCGAGGCCGCCGGCGGCATCGTCGAGAGCCTCACCACCGGCCCCGGCGAGGACATGTTCGACCTGCCCGACCCGGCCGTGTGCCGCATCCGCGCCGCCTGGCCGGCGCCGGCCCCTGCGAAGGACCCTGCGAAGGAGACGTCATGA
- a CDS encoding adenylyltransferase/cytidyltransferase family protein, protein MNKSGDVVGPVIGYVPGAFDLFHVGHLNALRQARQWCDVLVAGVVADEVCVETKGVLPTVPLAERLEIVEAIGIVDAVYAESTADKTDSWRDVGFHRIFKGDDWQGTAKGRRLEEQMAALGVEVTYFPYTLQTSSTALRKALAHRGASSA, encoded by the coding sequence ATGAACAAGTCGGGTGACGTCGTCGGCCCCGTGATCGGCTATGTGCCGGGCGCCTTCGACCTTTTCCACGTGGGACACCTCAACGCGCTGCGCCAGGCGCGGCAGTGGTGTGACGTGCTGGTCGCCGGAGTCGTCGCCGACGAGGTGTGCGTGGAGACCAAGGGCGTGCTCCCGACCGTTCCGCTCGCCGAGCGGCTCGAGATCGTCGAGGCGATCGGCATCGTCGACGCCGTCTACGCCGAGAGCACCGCGGACAAGACCGACTCCTGGCGGGATGTGGGGTTCCACCGGATCTTCAAGGGCGACGACTGGCAGGGGACCGCCAAGGGCCGCAGGCTCGAGGAGCAGATGGCCGCGCTGGGCGTCGAGGTCACCTACTTCCCCTACACGCTCCAGACCTCGTCCACCGCGCTGCGCAAGGCGCTCGCCCACCGCGGAGCGTCCAGCGCATGA
- the hemW gene encoding radical SAM family heme chaperone HemW, with translation MPSALPEGDPVPTDGSLPPSALSELGARPFELYVHVPFCRVRCGYCDFNTYTAEELGPGVSRSSYAEQAVAEVRLARRVLGERELPVETVFLGGGTPTLLPPEDLGRILRAIDDEFGLAPDAEVTTEANPDSVDRGYLERLREAGFTRVSFGVQSAVPHVLAVLDRTHDPVRVPGVVEAARAAGFEQLSLDLIYGTPGESHDDWERTLEAALACAPDHVSAYSLIVEDGTALARRVRRGELPMPDDDDLADKYVQADERLGGAGLGWYEVSNWARDDAARCRHNLGYWSGADWWGIGPGAHSHVGGVRWWNVKHPAAYAGRLAEGATPAHAREVLDAETRRVERVLLEVRLRSGLPVEVLDDAARAALPGLVADGLVADRSDRVVLTRRGRLLADGVVHRLLT, from the coding sequence GTGCCGTCCGCCCTTCCCGAAGGTGATCCCGTCCCGACCGACGGCTCCCTCCCGCCGTCCGCGCTGAGCGAGCTCGGCGCCCGTCCCTTCGAGCTCTACGTCCACGTGCCGTTCTGCCGGGTGCGCTGCGGCTACTGCGACTTCAACACCTACACGGCCGAGGAGCTCGGGCCCGGCGTCTCCCGGTCGTCGTACGCCGAGCAGGCGGTCGCCGAGGTCCGGCTGGCCCGGCGGGTGCTCGGCGAGCGGGAGCTCCCGGTCGAGACGGTGTTCCTCGGCGGCGGCACGCCCACGCTGCTGCCGCCCGAGGACCTGGGCCGGATCCTGCGGGCGATCGACGACGAGTTCGGCCTGGCGCCGGACGCCGAGGTCACCACCGAGGCGAACCCGGACTCGGTCGACCGGGGCTACCTCGAGCGGCTCCGGGAGGCCGGCTTCACGCGGGTCTCGTTCGGCGTGCAGTCCGCGGTGCCGCACGTGCTGGCGGTGCTGGACCGCACCCACGACCCGGTGCGCGTGCCCGGGGTGGTCGAGGCGGCGCGGGCCGCGGGCTTCGAGCAGCTCAGCCTGGACCTGATCTACGGCACGCCGGGGGAGAGCCATGACGACTGGGAGCGGACCCTGGAGGCGGCGCTGGCGTGCGCGCCGGACCACGTGTCGGCGTACTCCCTGATCGTGGAGGACGGCACCGCCCTCGCCCGGCGGGTGCGGCGCGGCGAGCTGCCGATGCCCGACGACGACGACCTCGCCGACAAGTACGTCCAAGCCGACGAGCGGCTGGGCGGTGCCGGGCTGGGCTGGTACGAGGTCTCGAACTGGGCGCGCGACGATGCCGCTCGGTGCCGCCACAACCTGGGCTACTGGTCCGGCGCGGACTGGTGGGGGATCGGGCCCGGCGCGCACTCCCATGTCGGCGGGGTGCGCTGGTGGAATGTCAAGCACCCGGCGGCGTACGCCGGACGGCTGGCCGAGGGCGCCACGCCGGCCCACGCGCGGGAGGTGCTGGACGCGGAGACCCGGCGGGTGGAGCGGGTGCTGCTGGAGGTGCGGCTGCGCTCCGGGCTGCCGGTCGAGGTGCTCGACGACGCCGCGCGGGCGGCGCTTCCCGGCCTGGTCGCCGACGGCCTGGTGGCGGACCGGAGTGACCGGGTGGTGCTCACCCGGCGGGGTCGGCTGCTCGCCGACGGGGTCGTGCATCGGCTCCTGACGTGA